The following proteins are co-located in the Cryptosporangium phraense genome:
- a CDS encoding PASTA domain-containing protein: protein MQLTFSDGTTYVFGEKTRTLTEKIVHQQTPFTTVSQTKVPNVIDQTEAAAKASVRAAGLVPGRVTHEVDARCEHVGVVLREVPGPGATVDNGSAVDLVIGDEPKTACP, encoded by the coding sequence ATGCAGCTGACGTTCTCGGACGGCACCACCTACGTGTTCGGAGAGAAGACCCGGACGCTGACCGAGAAGATCGTCCACCAGCAGACCCCGTTCACGACGGTGTCGCAGACCAAGGTGCCGAACGTCATCGATCAGACCGAGGCCGCGGCTAAGGCGTCCGTGCGGGCGGCGGGGCTCGTACCGGGCCGGGTCACGCACGAGGTCGATGCACGCTGCGAGCACGTCGGCGTGGTGCTGCGGGAAGTTCCCGGCCCCGGGGCGACCGTCGACAACGGCAGTGCGGTCGATCTCGTGATCGGCGACGAACCGAAGACGGCATGCCCATGA
- a CDS encoding PASTA domain-containing protein, translating to MPMKALVMAVVVLALVLIGRPAAAATPTAVLTSASVTFTTTDEDKDGDTAVYLELKTGDGRQAGWLTGFYGRFDDGSVHGPLTFSDGTSYVLAEKNRSLSESNRALTASFAPVSQVRVPNVIGQTEAAAKAAVRAAGLTPGAVTHEVDPRCEHVGVVHREIPGAGALVDGGSVVVLVIGDEPKTHCP from the coding sequence ATGCCCATGAAGGCGCTGGTGATGGCGGTCGTTGTACTGGCGCTGGTGCTGATCGGACGACCGGCCGCGGCCGCGACGCCGACCGCCGTCCTCACCTCGGCGAGCGTCACGTTCACGACGACGGACGAGGACAAGGACGGCGACACGGCGGTCTACCTGGAGTTGAAGACCGGGGACGGGCGGCAGGCCGGCTGGCTCACCGGCTTCTACGGTCGTTTCGACGACGGGTCGGTGCACGGGCCGCTCACGTTCTCCGACGGCACCTCGTACGTGCTGGCCGAGAAGAACCGCAGCCTGAGCGAGTCGAACCGGGCCCTGACCGCGTCGTTCGCACCGGTGTCCCAGGTGAGGGTGCCGAACGTGATCGGGCAGACCGAGGCCGCGGCGAAGGCGGCCGTGCGAGCGGCGGGACTGACCCCGGGTGCGGTCACTCACGAGGTCGATCCGCGCTGCGAGCACGTCGGCGTGGTGCATCGCGAGATCCCGGGCGCCGGTGCGCTTGTCGACGGCGGTTCCGTGGTCGTGCTCGTCATCGGCGACGAGCCGAAGACGCACTGCCCTTAG
- a CDS encoding NmrA family NAD(P)-binding protein: protein MRPVLVARATGRQGSAATRALLAQGTPVRALVRDPDHPRARALADADAEVVATDYDDPASLRAAADGVRGVFSVQLPDLENLLGDAEVRHGRNLVDAAVRTGVEQIVHTSVSGTGRPLPDPEKYGEHMPHYWRTKAQIEDFVRTSGVEHWTILRPSTFMENLIRPSFYFANGTDDRLLVAHDPDVPQPWIATDDIGAAAAAAFADPARFDGVELELAGDRLSMREVAKILSDVLGTEIALPAEGEGPAEHFARAQRYSTDHPAPARPEFAHAQGLTPRTLADWASVHLR, encoded by the coding sequence ATGCGTCCAGTTCTCGTCGCCCGCGCCACCGGCCGCCAGGGCAGCGCCGCGACCCGAGCCCTGCTCGCGCAGGGCACGCCGGTCCGCGCGCTGGTCCGCGACCCCGACCACCCGCGGGCCCGGGCGCTCGCCGACGCCGACGCCGAGGTGGTCGCCACCGACTACGACGACCCCGCGTCGCTGCGCGCGGCCGCGGACGGCGTCCGGGGCGTGTTCTCGGTGCAGCTTCCCGACCTGGAGAACCTGCTGGGCGACGCCGAGGTCCGCCACGGCCGCAACCTCGTGGACGCGGCCGTGCGGACCGGCGTCGAGCAGATCGTGCACACGTCGGTCTCCGGCACCGGCCGCCCGTTGCCCGACCCTGAGAAGTACGGCGAGCACATGCCGCACTACTGGCGCACGAAGGCCCAGATCGAAGACTTCGTCCGGACGTCCGGCGTCGAGCACTGGACGATCCTGCGCCCGTCGACGTTCATGGAGAACCTGATCCGGCCGTCGTTCTACTTCGCCAACGGCACCGACGACCGGCTGCTGGTCGCGCACGACCCGGACGTGCCCCAGCCCTGGATCGCCACCGACGACATCGGCGCGGCCGCCGCGGCCGCGTTCGCCGACCCGGCCCGCTTCGACGGCGTCGAGCTCGAGCTGGCCGGCGACCGGCTGTCGATGCGCGAGGTCGCGAAGATCCTCTCGGACGTGCTCGGCACCGAGATCGCGCTGCCCGCCGAGGGCGAGGGGCCGGCGGAGCATTTCGCCCGCGCCCAGCGCTACTCGACCGACCACCCGGCCCCGGCCCGCCCCGAATTCGCCCACGCCCAGGGCCTCACCCCCCGCACCCTCGCCGACTGGGCATCCGTCCACCTGCGCTAA
- a CDS encoding TetR/AcrR family transcriptional regulator, with amino-acid sequence MVRADQARNRAALIAAAADVIAVDGADASLEEIARRAGVGSATLHRHFPSRRALWEAVFHDRVVGLCVRAGELSDDQDGLVTWLGELAAYSASARGLALALLESPGGIAAEDTCHGLMRDAAGGLLERATAAGTVRPGVDVDDLLRLVSAISFATEGDEPGAARLLDLAVRGLARV; translated from the coding sequence ATGGTGCGTGCGGACCAGGCGCGGAACCGGGCGGCGCTGATCGCGGCCGCGGCCGACGTCATCGCCGTGGACGGGGCCGACGCGTCGCTGGAGGAGATCGCCCGCCGGGCCGGGGTCGGCTCGGCGACGCTGCACCGGCACTTCCCGTCCCGGCGGGCGCTGTGGGAGGCGGTGTTCCACGACCGGGTCGTCGGGCTCTGCGTCCGGGCGGGCGAGCTCTCCGACGACCAGGACGGGCTGGTCACCTGGCTCGGGGAGCTGGCGGCGTACTCCGCGTCGGCCCGCGGGCTGGCGTTGGCCCTGCTGGAGAGCCCGGGTGGGATCGCCGCCGAGGACACCTGCCACGGCCTCATGCGCGACGCCGCCGGCGGTCTGCTCGAGCGCGCGACCGCGGCCGGGACGGTCCGGCCCGGAGTCGACGTCGACGACCTGCTGCGGCTGGTGAGCGCGATTTCGTTCGCCACCGAGGGGGACGAGCCGGGCGCGGCGAGGCTCCTCGATCTCGCCGTCCGCGGGCTGGCCCGGGTCTAG